A window from Gossypium raimondii isolate GPD5lz chromosome 7, ASM2569854v1, whole genome shotgun sequence encodes these proteins:
- the LOC105787709 gene encoding zinc finger CCCH domain-containing protein 14, translating into MDTRKRGRREAGFNANGGIKKSKPELESLSTGVGSKSKPCTKFFSTAGCQFGESCHFLHYVPGGYNAVSQMMNLAPAVQPASRNVAATAAIPHGSASAVKTRLCNKFSSPEGCKFGDKCHFAHGEWELGTPIAPSLDDPRSMAPLPGRMGSRMEPPPPSGPAATFGASATAKISVDASLAGAIIGKGGVHSKQICRQTGAKLSIREHESDPSLRNIELEGSFEQIKEASAMVRELISSLGPVPGPAKTAGAHGGQGHPGSNYKTKLCDNFAKGSCTFGERCHFAHGAAELRKSVV; encoded by the exons AATTGGAATCTTTATCAACTGGTGTAGGAAGCAAATCGAAGCCTTGCACCAAGTTTTTCAG TACTGCTGGTTGTCAATTTGGTGAGAGCTGCCATTTCCTGCACTATGTTCCTGGAGGTTACAATGCAGTGTCCCAGATGATGAACCTTGCACCAGCTGTTCAACCAGCTTCTAGAAACGTGGCAGCGACAGCTGCAATACCTCATGGATCTGCCTCTGCGGTCAAAACTCGGTTATGCAACAAATTTAGTAGTCCCGAAGGTTGTAAGTTTGGTGATAAATGTCATTTTGCACATGGAGAGTGGGAACTTGGCACGCCTATTGCTCCATCTCTTGATGATCCCCGTTCCATGGCACCTCTTCCTGGCCGCATGGGCAGTCGGATGGAACCACCACCCCCATCAGGTCCTGCTGCTACGTTTGGTGCTTCAGCAACTGCGAAAATTAGTGTGGATGCTTCCCTTGCAGGAGCCATTATTGGGAAAGGTGGTGTGCACTCCAAGCAGATATGTCGTCAAACAGGTGCAAAGCTATCTATTCGGGAACATGAGTCAGATCCATCACTTAGGAACATCGAGCTCGAAGGATCATTTGAGCAAATTAAAGAAGCCAGTGCAATGGTTAGAGAACTAATCAGCAGCCTGGGTCCAGTACCAGGTCCAGCCAAAACAGCTGGTGCACATGGTGGTCAAGGGCATCCGGGAAGCAACTACAAAACGAAGTTGTGCGACAATTTTGCAAAGGGAAGTTGCACTTTCGGAGAAAGATGTCACTTTGCACACGGTGCAGCCGAGTTGCGGAAGTCGGTAGTGTGA